CGTAACCCATGCGCTGCACCTGCACGATATGCTCTTCCACCTCGCCGGCCCGGCCGCCCGCGTCTTTGGCAGGGTTGCCACCCGGGTCAATGACATCGAGGTGGAAGATTGCGCCTCCGTCAGCCTTCTGATGCAGAACGGCGCCTTCGTTTCACTGTCCTGCACGCTGGGATCGCAACAGCAGATCAGCCGGCTGCGGCTGCATTTCGAGAACGTCACTTTCGAAAGCAACCACGATCCGTACGCGCCGGGCAAGGGGCCGTGGCAGATCATCGCCGCCAATGACGAAGTGCAGGCAAGGATCGACGCTGCGGTTGGCGACTGGCGACCGGTTGCGCCGCGGTTCAACACGCAAATGGCCCGATTTCATGATTACCTCAGCGGGAAAGGCCCGCTGCCGGTCACCAGCGCCGATGCGCGGCGGGCGCTGGAATTGGTAACAGCAATCTATCAATCGTCCGATAGCGGCGCAGACATAGCGCTGCCCATTGGTCGCGACAGCCCGAAATACGCCGACTGGCGTGCAAAAACGAGATAACGGACCAGGAGAGGGTTAGAAGATGGCAACAAGTGTCGTTCTTCAGAAGGTCGAAAAGCGCTACGGGTCGCTGGATGTCATTCATGGCATCGACCTCACGATCGATCCCGGCGAGTTCGTGGTCTTCGTCGGCCCGTCGGGCTGCGGCAAGTCCACGCTGTTGCGCATGATCGCCGGCCTCGAGGAGATTTCAGGCGGCGGCCTGCTGCTCGACAACGAGCGCATGAACGAAGTTGCACCTGCCAAGCGCGGCATCGCCATGGTCTTCCAGTCCTATGCGCTCTATCCGCATATGTCGGTCTACAAGAACCTCGCCTTTGGTCTGGAGACAGCCGGCTACAAGAAGGCTGAGATCGAGCCGAAGGTGCGCCGTGCCGCTGAAATCCTGCAGATCGAGAAGCTCCTGGAGCGCAAGCCGAAGGCCTTGTCCGGCGGTCAGCGCCAGCGCGTCGCGATCGGCCGGGCCATCGTGCGCGAGCCACGAATCTTTCTCTTCGACGAGCCGCTGTCGAACCTCGATGCAGAACTGCGCGTTCAGATGCGCGTCGAAATTTCCCGCCTGCACCGCAATCTCGGCAACACGATGATCTATGTGACCCACGATCAGGTCGAAGCCATGACCATGGCGGACAAGATCGTGGTACTGAATTCGGGTCGCATCGAGCAGGTCGGCGCTCCGCTCGACCTTTACAACAATCCGGCAAATCGCTTCGTCGCAGGCTTCATCGGAAGTCCGAAGATGAACTTCCTGAAGGCGAAGATCGAGCGGGTCAATGACGGTGACACGACGATCAATGTCTGCGGCAGCTCAATCCGCCTGCCACGCCGCTTGAAAGGTTCTCCCGGTCAGGAGGTAACGTTCGGCATTCGTCCCGAACACTTGTCGGTGGTCGATGGTGGCATCGCACTTGCAACCGTCGACGTCGACCTGGTCGAAAACCTTGGCGGCGCCACCATGCTCTATACGGCGACGCCGGACGGCCAGCACCTGACGGTGGCCCTGGACGGCCAGCAGAAGGTGGCGGGCGGCACGAATGTGACGGCGTCCTTCGACCCTGCGCGCTGTCATGTTTTCGATGCTTCGGGCGCCACGATATAAAGCCTGCTCTGCTTGACAGCCAAGCCTGCTCTGGCCCATCCTTTGCAGGTGGGTTGCGAGGGGGTAAGCGTGACGCCTGAAGATCGGATTCATGCACTTGGCATCTGGCAAGGCCCGATCGAAATCGCACCGATTGCCGGCGGCATTACCAACCGAAATTATCTCGTAACCGACCGCATGTCGCGCCGCGTCGTGCGCCTCGGCGCCGATATACCGGTTCATCATATCAGCCGTCAGAACGAGCTTGCGGCCAGCCAGGCAGCCCACGCCGCCGGACTGTCGCCTGCGGTCATCCACCATGAGCCCGGCGTGCTCGTCCTCGATTTCATCGACGCGCGGCCTCTGACGGCGCAAGACATCCAGGATGCGCAAATGCTCGCACGCATCGTGCCACTGGTTCGCGCCTGCCATCATGACGTCGCCCTTCATTTCCGTGGCCAGGCGATGATCTTCTGGGTCTTCCATGTCATCCGCGATTATGCGGCCACGCTGGTTGCAGCGGAAAGCGGCTATACACCGATGCTTCCCGCGCTGCTCGAGAAGGCCGAAATCCTCGAGCAGACGGCCGGACCTTTCGATATCGCCTTCTGCCATAACGACCTTCTCGCCGCAAACTTCTTTGATGACGGCAAGCGTCTCTGGCTGATCGATTGGGACTATGCTGGTTTCAACACGCCGCTCTTTGATCTCGGCGGCCTCGCCTCGAACAACGAGTTTGAGGAAGGTGCCGAGCGGCAAATGCTGGAAACCTATTTCGGCCGGCCGCTGACGCGGGACCTCTTTCAGCGCTATAGCGCCATGAAATGTGCATCTTTGCTGCGCGAAACGCTTTGGAGCATGGTTTCCGAGATCCATTCGACCATCGATTTCAATTATGCGGCCTACACAGCCGAAAACATCGCGCGTTTCGAGCGTGCTCACAGGGCATTTGAACAGGACCGGTGATATGGCGAAGGAATTACCGAAGACGGCGAAAGCCGTGATCATCGGCGGCGGCATAATCGGTTGCTCGACCGCCTATCATCTGGGCAAGCTCGGCTGGACTGATACGGTGCTGCTCGAGCGAAAGAAGCTTACCTCCGGAACGACCTTCCATGCGGCGGGCCTCGTCGGCCAGCTGCGCACCAGCGCCAACATCACCCAGCTGCTTGGCTATTCCGTCGATCTTTACAAGAGACTTGAAGCCGAAACCGGTCTTGGCACCGGCTGGAAGATGAACGGCGGATTGCGGCTTGCCTGCAATGAAGAGCGCTGGACGGAAGTGAAGCGCCAGGCAACGACTGCGCAATCTTTCGGTCTCGACATGCGATTGCTCACTCCGCAGGAAGCCTTCGAACTCTGGCCGCTGATGACGATCGACGATCTTGTCGGCGCAGCCTATCTGCCGACCGACGGCCAGGCCAATCCTTCCGACATCACGCAGGCGCTGGCGAAAGGCGCCCGGATGTCGGGCGTGTCGATTTACGAGGATACGGAAGCCCTCGATCTCGAAATCGACCAAGGAAAGATTCGCGCCGTCATCACCGAAAGGGGCCGCATCGAATGCGAACGCGCCATCGTCTGCGCCGGCCAGTGGACCCGGGCTTTCGCTGCTCGTTTCGGCGTCAACGTGCCGCTTGTCTCCGTCGAGCATCAGTACATCATCACCGAATCCTTCGGCGTGCCTTCCAATCTGCCGACCCTGCGCGATCCGGATCGCTTGACCTACTACAAGGAAGAAGTTGGCGGGCTCGTCATGGGCGGCTATGAACCCAATCCGGTTCCATGGGCGGTGAACGGCATTCCGGAAGGTTTCCACTACACGCTGCTCGACAGCAATTTCGATCACTTCGAGCAGATCATGGAGCAGGCCCTCGAACGGGTTCCAGGCTTGCAGAAAGCGGGTGTCAAGCAGCTCCTCAACGGACCTGAGAGTTTCACGCCCGATGGCAATTTCATTCTTGGCGAAGCGCCGGAGCTGAGGAATTTCTTCGTCGGCGCCGGCTTCAACGCTTTCGGCATTGCCTCCGGCGGTGGTGCCGGCATGGCGCTTGCCGAGTGGGTCGCAAAAGGTGAGCCGCCTTACGATCTCTGGCCGGTCGACATCCGCCGCTTCGGCCGCCCCCACTTCGACACCGACTGGGTGCGTACTCGCACGCTGGAGGCCTACGGCAAGCATTATGCGATGGCTTGGCCCTTTGAAGAGCATTCGAGCGGCCGCCCGTGCCGCAAGTCGCCGCTTTACGACCGCCTCAAGGCTCAGGGCGCCTGCTTCGGCGAAAAGCTAGGCTGGGAGCGTCCGAACTGGTTTGCCGACCTCTTTGCCGACGAGGAGCCAAAGGACGTCTACACCTACGGGCGACAGAACTGGTTCGATGCCGTTGGCCGCGAGCACAATGCCGTGCGAGAGGCGGCTGTGATCTTCGATCAGACATCTTTCGCAAAGTTTGTTCTGAAGGGGAGGGATGCGGAGGCTGCTCTTTCGTGGATCGCCTCGAATGATGTCGCCAAACCTCCAGGAACGCTCACCTACACGCAGATGCTGAATGACAAGGGCGGCATCGAATGCGATGTCACCGTTGCCCGCATTGCCGAAAACGAATTCTACATCGTTACCGGGACCGGCTTTGCCACTCACGATTTCGACTGGATCGCCCGCAATATTCCGGAAGATATGCGGGCCGAGCTTGTCGATGTGACGTCGGCATACTCGGTGCTTTCCCTGATGGGG
Above is a window of Rhizobium etli 8C-3 DNA encoding:
- a CDS encoding ABC transporter ATP-binding protein, with the protein product MATSVVLQKVEKRYGSLDVIHGIDLTIDPGEFVVFVGPSGCGKSTLLRMIAGLEEISGGGLLLDNERMNEVAPAKRGIAMVFQSYALYPHMSVYKNLAFGLETAGYKKAEIEPKVRRAAEILQIEKLLERKPKALSGGQRQRVAIGRAIVREPRIFLFDEPLSNLDAELRVQMRVEISRLHRNLGNTMIYVTHDQVEAMTMADKIVVLNSGRIEQVGAPLDLYNNPANRFVAGFIGSPKMNFLKAKIERVNDGDTTINVCGSSIRLPRRLKGSPGQEVTFGIRPEHLSVVDGGIALATVDVDLVENLGGATMLYTATPDGQHLTVALDGQQKVAGGTNVTASFDPARCHVFDASGATI
- a CDS encoding phosphotransferase, yielding MTPEDRIHALGIWQGPIEIAPIAGGITNRNYLVTDRMSRRVVRLGADIPVHHISRQNELAASQAAHAAGLSPAVIHHEPGVLVLDFIDARPLTAQDIQDAQMLARIVPLVRACHHDVALHFRGQAMIFWVFHVIRDYAATLVAAESGYTPMLPALLEKAEILEQTAGPFDIAFCHNDLLAANFFDDGKRLWLIDWDYAGFNTPLFDLGGLASNNEFEEGAERQMLETYFGRPLTRDLFQRYSAMKCASLLRETLWSMVSEIHSTIDFNYAAYTAENIARFERAHRAFEQDR
- a CDS encoding GcvT family protein; the encoded protein is MAKELPKTAKAVIIGGGIIGCSTAYHLGKLGWTDTVLLERKKLTSGTTFHAAGLVGQLRTSANITQLLGYSVDLYKRLEAETGLGTGWKMNGGLRLACNEERWTEVKRQATTAQSFGLDMRLLTPQEAFELWPLMTIDDLVGAAYLPTDGQANPSDITQALAKGARMSGVSIYEDTEALDLEIDQGKIRAVITERGRIECERAIVCAGQWTRAFAARFGVNVPLVSVEHQYIITESFGVPSNLPTLRDPDRLTYYKEEVGGLVMGGYEPNPVPWAVNGIPEGFHYTLLDSNFDHFEQIMEQALERVPGLQKAGVKQLLNGPESFTPDGNFILGEAPELRNFFVGAGFNAFGIASGGGAGMALAEWVAKGEPPYDLWPVDIRRFGRPHFDTDWVRTRTLEAYGKHYAMAWPFEEHSSGRPCRKSPLYDRLKAQGACFGEKLGWERPNWFADLFADEEPKDVYTYGRQNWFDAVGREHNAVREAAVIFDQTSFAKFVLKGRDAEAALSWIASNDVAKPPGTLTYTQMLNDKGGIECDVTVARIAENEFYIVTGTGFATHDFDWIARNIPEDMRAELVDVTSAYSVLSLMGPNSRAILEKVTTTDVSNAAFPFSRVRTIGIVGCPVRALRITYVGELGYELHVPVEYATTVYDALMAAGSGFGLVNAGYRAIESCRLEKGYRAWGSDIGPDHTPIEAGLAWAVKTKKNVDFRGRKAIERQLSGGVKKMLACVVPDDPQTVLLGRETIYRNGKRVGWLSSGGFGYTIGKPIGYGYIRDPDGVTGDFISSGTYELDVARERVACTVSLKPLYDPEMKRIKA
- a CDS encoding Gfo/Idh/MocA family protein, which produces MSIKTVAIVGCGIGRSHIVEGYLPHPDKFRIAAICDLNEERLKAVGDEFGIVKRTTSFTELLADEEIDIIDICTPPGIHREQVVAALAAGKHVVCEKPLTGSLAAVDEIVEAERRAKGTLMPIFQYRYGDGIQKAKYIIDAGIAGKFYMGAVETFWLRKPEYYAVPWRGKWATELGGVLVTHALHLHDMLFHLAGPAARVFGRVATRVNDIEVEDCASVSLLMQNGAFVSLSCTLGSQQQISRLRLHFENVTFESNHDPYAPGKGPWQIIAANDEVQARIDAAVGDWRPVAPRFNTQMARFHDYLSGKGPLPVTSADARRALELVTAIYQSSDSGADIALPIGRDSPKYADWRAKTR